Proteins encoded within one genomic window of Nonomuraea gerenzanensis:
- a CDS encoding glycosyl hydrolase family 95 catalytic domain-containing protein, translating into MFRFGAAGAGAAMLPLGWTAAARAASMPPPEVSAANDLALWYDESAGTDWLRALPIGNGRLGAMVFGNPDTERLQLNEDTVWAGGPYDQSNPRGAAALGQIRQLVFQNQWSQAQTLIDQNMRGNPVGQLAYQTVGDLRLGFGSAAGVAEYNRYLDLTTATTAVSYLHNGVRYRREVLASAPDQVIAIRLTADRPGSITFSATFDSPQRTTRSSPDGTTIALDGISGDMEGVAGSVRFLALARAVTAGGSVTSSGGTLQVRSADSVTVLISIGSSYRNYRDTAGDHQGIARRHLDAATGRTYDDLRGRHVADYQRLFGRTTLDLGRTAAADQPTDVRIAQHASTDDPQFSALLFQYGRYLLISSSRPGTQPANLQGIWNDSLTPAWDSKYTINANLPMNYWPADTTNLSECYEPVFAMLEELAVSGARTARVQYNAGGWVTHHNTDAWRGTSVVDGAFWGMWQTGGAWLATLVWDHYSFTGDLDFLRTHYPAMKGAAQFFLDTLVQEPSLGYLVTNPSNSPELAHHAGVSVCAGPTMDNQILRDLFNGCAQAAQTLGTDADFRTRVLAARDRLPPMRIGSRGNIQEWLSDWIETEPAHRHISHLYGLHPGNQITRRGTPALYTAARRTLELRGDDGTGWSLAWKINYWARMEEGGRAHTLLRLLVTTARLAPNMFDLHPPFQIDGNFGATSGIAEMLLQSHNGELHVLPALPPAWPNGQVRGLRGRGGHTVDVTWSSGGATEILIRCDRDTVVNVRSRMFAGTFEVVDTTTGATVTVTRPESDVIRLTGQTGRTYRMTGSGPAPASYVRIANATTGLVLDSGGNVASGSNLKQWNWDGSTNLQWQLVDLGGGWYRIVNRTNGMVVDSWGNAANGAAARQAAWTGGAGQQWRLNSTGNGRYQIINRGTGTALDGMGNGTAGSTVAMWAPNSSTNNQWTITNV; encoded by the coding sequence GTGTTCAGGTTCGGCGCGGCCGGAGCCGGCGCCGCGATGTTACCGCTGGGCTGGACGGCCGCCGCCCGGGCCGCCTCGATGCCCCCTCCGGAGGTGAGCGCCGCGAACGATCTGGCCCTGTGGTACGACGAGAGCGCCGGCACCGACTGGCTGCGCGCGCTCCCGATCGGCAACGGCCGCCTGGGCGCCATGGTGTTCGGCAACCCCGACACCGAGCGGTTGCAGCTCAACGAGGACACCGTGTGGGCCGGCGGGCCGTACGACCAGAGCAATCCCCGAGGGGCGGCGGCGCTGGGGCAGATCCGGCAACTGGTCTTCCAGAACCAGTGGAGCCAGGCCCAGACCCTGATCGACCAGAACATGCGGGGGAACCCGGTGGGCCAGCTGGCCTACCAGACCGTCGGCGACCTGCGGCTCGGTTTCGGCAGTGCCGCCGGGGTCGCGGAGTACAACCGGTATCTGGACCTGACCACGGCCACCACCGCCGTCTCCTACCTGCACAACGGCGTCCGGTACCGGCGCGAGGTGCTCGCGAGCGCGCCCGACCAGGTGATCGCCATCCGCCTGACCGCCGACAGACCCGGCTCGATCACGTTCTCCGCGACGTTCGACAGCCCGCAGCGGACGACCCGCTCCAGCCCGGACGGGACCACGATCGCGCTCGACGGCATCTCGGGCGACATGGAAGGCGTGGCCGGCTCCGTCCGGTTCCTCGCGCTGGCCAGAGCCGTCACCGCCGGCGGCAGCGTCACCAGCTCGGGCGGCACCCTGCAGGTCAGGTCCGCCGACAGCGTGACGGTGCTGATCTCCATCGGCTCCAGCTACCGTAACTACCGCGACACCGCCGGCGACCACCAGGGCATCGCGCGCCGCCACCTCGACGCGGCCACCGGCAGGACCTACGACGACCTGCGCGGCCGGCACGTCGCCGACTACCAGCGCCTGTTCGGGCGCACGACGCTCGATCTGGGCCGGACCGCGGCGGCCGACCAGCCGACCGATGTGCGGATCGCGCAGCACGCGAGCACCGACGACCCGCAGTTCTCGGCGCTGCTGTTCCAGTACGGCCGCTACCTGCTGATCAGTTCCTCCCGCCCGGGCACCCAGCCGGCCAACCTGCAGGGCATCTGGAACGACTCGCTGACGCCGGCCTGGGACTCGAAGTACACGATCAACGCGAACCTGCCGATGAACTACTGGCCGGCCGACACGACGAACCTGTCCGAGTGTTACGAGCCGGTGTTCGCGATGCTCGAGGAGCTCGCGGTCAGCGGCGCCCGGACGGCCCGCGTCCAGTACAACGCCGGCGGCTGGGTGACCCACCACAACACCGACGCGTGGCGGGGGACGTCGGTCGTGGACGGCGCGTTCTGGGGCATGTGGCAGACCGGCGGCGCCTGGCTGGCCACCCTCGTCTGGGACCACTACAGCTTCACCGGCGACCTGGACTTCCTCCGGACCCACTACCCGGCGATGAAGGGCGCCGCGCAGTTCTTCCTCGACACCCTCGTGCAGGAACCGAGCCTCGGCTACCTGGTCACCAACCCGTCGAACTCCCCGGAGCTCGCCCACCACGCGGGCGTCAGCGTGTGCGCCGGCCCCACGATGGACAACCAGATCCTGCGGGACCTGTTCAACGGCTGCGCCCAGGCGGCTCAGACGCTCGGCACCGACGCCGACTTCCGCACGCGGGTCCTGGCCGCCCGGGACCGGCTCCCGCCGATGAGGATCGGCTCGCGCGGCAACATCCAGGAGTGGCTGTCCGACTGGATCGAGACCGAGCCCGCCCACCGGCACATCTCCCACCTCTACGGCCTGCACCCCGGTAACCAGATCACCAGACGCGGCACCCCCGCACTGTACACCGCCGCGCGGCGCACCCTCGAGCTGCGCGGTGACGACGGGACGGGCTGGTCACTCGCCTGGAAGATCAACTATTGGGCTCGGATGGAGGAGGGCGGCCGGGCGCACACGCTGCTCCGCCTCCTGGTCACGACGGCCCGGCTGGCGCCCAACATGTTCGACCTGCACCCGCCGTTCCAGATCGACGGCAACTTCGGCGCCACGTCCGGCATCGCCGAGATGCTGCTGCAGAGCCACAACGGCGAGCTGCACGTGTTGCCGGCGCTGCCGCCGGCCTGGCCCAACGGTCAGGTCCGCGGCCTTCGGGGGCGCGGCGGCCACACCGTGGACGTGACGTGGAGCTCCGGCGGGGCCACCGAGATCCTCATCAGGTGCGACCGTGACACGGTGGTCAACGTACGCAGCCGGATGTTCGCCGGAACCTTCGAGGTGGTCGACACCACCACCGGCGCCACCGTCACCGTCACCAGACCCGAGAGCGACGTCATCAGGCTCACCGGCCAGACCGGCCGTACCTACCGCATGACCGGTTCAGGCCCCGCGCCGGCGAGCTACGTGCGGATCGCCAACGCGACCACCGGCCTGGTGCTGGACAGCGGCGGGAACGTCGCCTCCGGGTCGAACCTCAAGCAGTGGAACTGGGACGGCAGCACCAACCTGCAATGGCAGCTCGTGGACCTGGGAGGCGGCTGGTACCGCATCGTCAACCGCACCAACGGCATGGTCGTCGACAGCTGGGGCAACGCCGCCAACGGCGCCGCCGCCCGGCAGGCGGCCTGGACCGGTGGCGCGGGCCAGCAGTGGCGGCTCAACAGCACGGGCAACGGCCGGTACCAGATCATCAACCGGGGCACCGGCACCGCGCTGGACGGCATGGGCAACGGCACCGCCGGCTCCACCGTGGCGATGTGGGCGCCGAACAGCAGCACCAACAACCAGTGGA